One Cicer arietinum cultivar CDC Frontier isolate Library 1 chromosome 8, Cicar.CDCFrontier_v2.0, whole genome shotgun sequence DNA segment encodes these proteins:
- the LOC101510211 gene encoding SUMO-conjugating enzyme SCE1, whose translation MSGIARGRLAEERKSWRKNHPHGFVAKPETLPDGTVNLMVWHCTIPGKAGTDWEGGYYPLTMHFSEDYPSKPPKCKFPQGFFHPNVYPSGTVCLSILNEDSGWRPAITVKQILVGIQDLLDQPNPADPAQTEGYHLFIQDVVEYKRRVKQQAKQYPPLL comes from the exons ATGTCTGGTATTGCTCGTGGTCGCCTTGCAGAAGAACGAAAGTCATGGCGAAAGAATCATCCTCAT GGTTTCGTTGCCAAGCCTGAGACTCTTCCTGATGGCACTGTTAATTTGATGGTTTGGCATTGCACTATTCCTGGCAAGGCTGGG ACCGATTGGGAAGGTGGCTATTACCCACTGACTATGCACTTCAGTGAAGACTACCCTAGCAAGCCACCGAAGTGTAAATTCCCTCAAGGTTTCTTCCACCCTAATGTTTATCCATCTGGAACTGTTTGCTTGTCTATACTTAATGAGGATAGT GGGTGGAGACCAGCTATAACAGTGAAGCAGATTCTTGTGGGTATCCAAGACCTGCTAGATCAGCCAAATCCTGCTGACCCTGCCCAAACAGAAGGCTATCATCTATTCATCCAG GATGTAGTGGAGTATAAAAGAAGGGTCAAGCAGCAAGCAAAGCAATACCCACCTCTTCTCTAG
- the LOC101510546 gene encoding uncharacterized protein, protein MKSSKRIDSFLKRKICEGERHEKIITSTSETISENSRIEENENHLFKVARVFEDKVCDILSRHNLDISNMRQEHDDASNMRGEWNSLQAVFMKDCPYAYYVHCFAHRLQLALVTASREVVPIHKFFEKLTFVVNVVCSSTKRHEELQAPQLEEIAHLLEIDEIVTGKGINQIGTLKRANDTCWRSHFSSICSLINMYEAICIVLKKITNERGNYSTRGDADSAYNYLKSFDFIFILHLMKEIMGITDILCQALQQQSQDIVNVMCLVETTKSLIQALKEDGWDALFTEVKTFCEKHDIEIPDLNDVHSTTRFGRSHLQQGQVTIEHYFRVEILFTAIDQQLQELNNRFSEQAMNLLTLSCALTPKDNYKAFNIEKICTLVEKYYPGDFNMQEKINLKFQLQHFLVDARQDLNFKNLSTIQELCSCLVATEKAQNFYLIVRLLRLIMTRLKKQDGS, encoded by the coding sequence ATGAAGAGTAGTAAaagaattgattcttttttgAAGAGGAAAATTTGTGAGGGTGAAAGAcatgaaaaaattataacttctaCGTCTGAAACTATCTCCGAGAATTCaagaattgaagaaaatgagaaTCATCTTTTTAAGGTTGCTAGAGTTTTCGAAGATAAAGTATGTGATATACTTTCTCGACACAATCTTGATATTTCTAACATGCGTCAAGAGCATGATGATGCTAGTAATATGAGAGGAGAATGGAACAGTTTACAAGCTGTATTTATGAAAGATTGTCCTTATGCATACTATGTCCATTGTTTTGCTCATCGATTGCAACTTGCTTTGGTTACTGCATCAAGAGAAGTTGTTccaattcataaattttttgagaagctaacttttgttgttaatgttgtttgttCTTCTACTAAGCGTCATGAAGAGTTACAAGCTCCTCAATTAGAGGAAATTGCACATTTGCTAGAAATTGATGAGATTGTAACCGGTAAAGGTATAAATCAAATTGGTACTTTGAAACGAGCTAACGATACTTGTTGGCGATCACATTTCTCTTCTATTTGTAGCTTGATAAATATGTATGAGGCAATttgtattgttttaaaaaaaattacaaatgaaaGAGGAAATTATTCTACACGTGGGGATGCTGATAGtgcttataattatttgaagtcGTTTGACTTTATATTTATCTTGCATTTGATGAAAGAAATTATGGGGATAACTGATATACTTTGTCAAGCCTTACAACAACAATCTCAGGATATAGTTAATGTCATGTGTTTGGTTGAAACTACAAAGTCTCTTATTCAAGCATTGAAAGAAGATGGTTGGGATGCATTATTTACTGAAGTGAAGACTTTTTGTGAAAAACATGATATTGAAATTCCTGATCTCAACGATGTTCATTCAACAACAAGATTTGGACGCTCTCATCTTCAACAAGGTCAAGTTACAATAGAGCATTATTTTAGagttgaaatattatttactgCCATTGATCAACAATTACAAGAGTTGAATAACAGATTTAGTGAGCAAGCAATGAATTTGTTAACTCTAAGTTGTGCTTTGACTCCTAAGGATAATTATAAAgcttttaacattgaaaaaatttgcactctagttgaaaaatattacCCTGGGGATTTCAATATGCAAGagaagattaatttgaaatttcaactcCAACATTTCTTGGTTGATGCTCGTCAAGATTTAAATTTCAAGAATTTATCAACTATTCAAGAATTGTGCTCATGTTTGGTTGCAACTGAAAAGGCGCAAAATTTCTATTTGATTGTTAGACTACTTCGTCTTATCATGACTCGTCTTAAGAAACAAGATGGAAGCTGA